One part of the Anopheles coustani chromosome 2, idAnoCousDA_361_x.2, whole genome shotgun sequence genome encodes these proteins:
- the LOC131266523 gene encoding ADP-ribosylation factor 6, whose translation MGKLLSKIFGNKEMRILMLGLDAAGKTTILYKLKLGQSVTTIPTVGFNVETVTYKNVKFNVWDVGGQDKIRPLWRHYYTGTQGLIFVIDCADRDRIDEARQELHRIINDREMRDAIILIFANKQDLPEAMKPHEIQEKLGLTRIRDRNWYVQPSCATTGDGLYEGLTWLTSNHKL comes from the exons ATGGGGAAGCTGCTATCGAAAATTTTCGGCAACAAGGAGATGCGAATCCTGATGCTCGGACTGGACGCGGCGGGAAAAACAA CTATACTCTACAAGCTAAAATTAGGTCAATCGGTAACCACAATTCCAACGGTCGGGTTCAACGTCGAAACCGTAACGTATAAGAACGTCAAATTCAACGTGTGGGACGTTGGAGGGCAGGACAAAATTAGACCCCTATGGAGGCACTACTATACTG GTACGCAAGGATTAATTTTCGTAATAGATTGCGCGGATCGCGATCGGATAGACGAAGCGCGGCAGGAACTGCACCGGATAATAAACGATCGTGAGATGCGGGACGCAATCATATTGATATTTGCGAACAAGCAGGACCTACCAGAAG caATGAAACCTCACGAAATCCAGGAAAAACTAGGGCTGACGAGGATACGCGACCGGAACTGGTACGTGCAACCCTCCTGTGCCACCACCGGCGACGGTCTGTACGAAGGTCTGACGTGGCTCACCTCCAACCACAAGTTATGA